From one Nitrosococcus halophilus Nc 4 genomic stretch:
- a CDS encoding (2Fe-2S)-binding protein, which yields MYVCICRAVTDKQLQEAISEGTNNLRDLRRQLGVVSSCGKCGRCVREILQQCQQAATAEVSSAA from the coding sequence ATGTATGTATGTATATGTCGTGCTGTCACCGATAAGCAACTGCAAGAAGCGATTTCGGAAGGCACTAATAATCTTCGTGATTTAAGGCGCCAGTTAGGGGTGGTGAGCAGTTGTGGCAAGTGTGGTCGTTGCGTGCGGGAGATTCTGCAGCAGTGCCAACAAGCTGCGACTGCTGAAGTGAGCAGCGCCGCGTAA
- a CDS encoding secondary thiamine-phosphate synthase enzyme YjbQ, producing MVVQERLEITAPGRGTVEITDQVQRIVTSSGIKTGLCHVFIHHTSASLMLCENADPAVRHDLETYLSRLVPDGDPLFTHRQEGADDMAAHVRTVLTHSELNLPVTDGRCALGTWQGVYVWEHRFSGQRRRVTVTVYGEQA from the coding sequence ATGGTAGTCCAGGAAAGGTTAGAAATAACGGCGCCAGGCCGTGGAACGGTGGAAATTACGGACCAGGTGCAGCGCATCGTCACGAGTAGCGGCATCAAGACCGGTTTGTGTCATGTCTTTATTCACCATACCAGTGCGTCATTGATGCTTTGTGAGAATGCGGATCCGGCTGTGCGGCATGACTTGGAAACTTATTTAAGTCGCCTCGTGCCTGATGGCGACCCCTTGTTTACCCATAGGCAAGAGGGAGCGGATGATATGGCGGCTCACGTGCGCACGGTGCTGACCCATTCAGAACTCAACCTGCCGGTCACTGATGGTCGTTGTGCCCTGGGTACGTGGCAGGGGGTTTATGTTTGGGAGCATCGTTTCTCGGGCCAACGGCGGCGGGTCACGGTGACCGTGTATGGAGAGCAGGCTTAG
- the smc gene encoding chromosome segregation protein SMC — translation MRLKKIKLAGFKSFVDPTSLPLPSNCVAIVGPNGCGKSNVIDAVRWVMGESSAKHLRGDSMADVIFNGSTSRKPVGQCSVELVFDNSEGSLGGQYATYNEIAIKRQVSRDGQSHYFLNSARCRRRDITDIFLGTGLGPRSYAIIEQGMISRLIEAKPEELRVFLEEAAGISKYKERRRETENRMGHTSENLNRINDLREEIGRQLNTLKRQAKNAEKYQEFKQLEREIKAQIQALRWQALDEEGRKQNQDIEQKETLLEGRVAALRQVEARLEQQREALHQARDKAAEIQEAYYSQGAEIARLEQQLHHEREQWAQHQQEQEQIEHQLAQVQQTQEEKRTLIEQTQQALASHGESQAGAQQQWQAAQEWLETTEASMQDWQVNWEDFNQRAAEPTQRAQVERSRQQQLARQQQQLQQRRARLEEEAYQLGQSDDGEGVDELREERFILEQQVAQQQEALARSTAQITEQREQEKQLSRKLHSQQGHLHHLQGHLTSLRALQQAALGRGKGGVGAWLEQQGLAESSRLAEVLRVEPGWEQAVERALGVHLEAVCVEDLELLADKLLHLEAGSLILFDTAASAQANRAEAGVPLLSKLQAPWPLDSLLEGIYAVETLAEAFALRARLAPGESVITRDGIWLSSCWLSLIRESDEKSGVLARGREIEDLQQEVAQCQKEVEILEKQLEEVRGRLHALEGEREQYQSATHQLQQELGEHQSALARAEAQQEQQRLRRRQVEEELEELQLYFAENEQERQLAEEQLQEALIDIENLAEERERLVAERDRLRVAVEQVRREAGAAKDTLHRLEMEGQTLQVTLESAQEATAQARREYRKLLQRREILEATLAGGQGPLQELQARLEAHLQQRLKIEHQLNEAREGVTTLEAELRAREEEQRQIGKAIEEQRTALEQLRVDGQAIRVRAQTLREQLNEGGFNPEQILGEMPAGSELTALEGECERIAQRIQRLGAINLAAIDEYRVQAEREQYLDSQYADLTEALRTLENAIQRIDRETRSRFRDTFDKVNGGLQTLFPKLFGGGKAYLELNDDDLLNTGVKIMARPPGKRNSTIHLLSGGEKALTAIALVFAIFQLNPAPFCMLDEVDAPLDDANVGRFCELVKEMSEKVQFIIVTHNKTTMEMGHQLTGVTMHEPGVSRLVAVDVDEAVQLAAV, via the coding sequence ATGCGCCTAAAGAAAATCAAGCTCGCTGGCTTTAAATCTTTTGTCGATCCCACTAGTTTACCCTTGCCCAGTAACTGTGTAGCCATTGTGGGACCCAATGGCTGCGGCAAGTCCAATGTGATTGATGCCGTGCGTTGGGTAATGGGAGAAAGTTCAGCGAAGCACTTGCGCGGCGATTCCATGGCCGATGTGATTTTTAATGGCTCGACTTCCCGTAAACCGGTAGGTCAGTGCTCCGTGGAGCTGGTGTTTGATAACAGTGAGGGGAGCTTGGGCGGGCAATATGCCACTTACAACGAAATTGCCATCAAGCGGCAGGTCAGCCGGGATGGTCAGTCCCATTATTTTCTTAATAGTGCCCGCTGTCGCCGCCGTGATATTACCGATATTTTTCTGGGGACCGGCCTGGGGCCACGGAGTTATGCGATTATTGAACAGGGCATGATCTCTCGTCTTATCGAAGCTAAGCCGGAGGAGCTGCGTGTTTTTCTGGAAGAAGCCGCAGGTATTTCCAAATACAAGGAGCGCCGGCGGGAGACTGAAAATCGCATGGGGCATACCTCAGAAAATCTTAATCGCATTAATGATTTAAGAGAGGAAATTGGAAGACAGCTCAATACTTTGAAGCGCCAAGCAAAAAATGCAGAAAAATATCAGGAATTTAAGCAGTTAGAACGGGAAATCAAAGCTCAAATTCAAGCTCTTCGCTGGCAGGCATTGGATGAGGAAGGACGCAAACAAAACCAGGACATTGAGCAAAAGGAGACTCTCCTGGAAGGGCGCGTCGCGGCTTTGCGTCAAGTGGAAGCCCGTTTAGAACAGCAGCGAGAGGCGCTCCATCAAGCCCGGGATAAGGCGGCTGAAATTCAGGAGGCCTACTACAGTCAGGGGGCCGAGATTGCCCGACTGGAACAGCAACTTCACCATGAACGGGAGCAGTGGGCACAGCACCAACAGGAGCAGGAACAGATAGAGCATCAGTTGGCACAGGTGCAACAGACCCAAGAGGAGAAGCGGACGCTGATTGAGCAGACTCAGCAAGCCCTGGCCAGCCATGGGGAGTCCCAGGCAGGGGCACAGCAACAATGGCAGGCCGCACAGGAATGGCTAGAGACTACGGAAGCCTCCATGCAGGATTGGCAGGTAAATTGGGAAGATTTTAACCAGCGGGCAGCGGAGCCGACCCAGAGGGCCCAGGTGGAGCGTAGCCGACAACAGCAGTTAGCACGACAGCAACAGCAACTGCAACAACGTCGGGCCCGCCTTGAAGAGGAGGCCTATCAACTGGGCCAGAGCGATGATGGGGAAGGGGTGGATGAGTTACGGGAAGAGCGGTTTATCCTCGAGCAACAAGTGGCCCAGCAGCAGGAAGCGCTTGCCCGTTCTACCGCTCAGATTACCGAACAGCGAGAGCAAGAAAAGCAACTTTCTAGGAAACTCCATAGCCAGCAAGGACATTTGCATCACTTACAGGGCCATTTGACTTCCTTGCGGGCGTTACAGCAGGCTGCTCTTGGCCGTGGCAAGGGCGGAGTCGGTGCCTGGTTAGAACAGCAGGGCTTGGCGGAGAGTTCCCGCTTGGCAGAGGTCCTGAGGGTTGAACCGGGATGGGAGCAGGCGGTAGAGCGGGCTTTGGGTGTGCACCTGGAAGCTGTTTGCGTGGAAGACCTGGAGCTACTGGCCGACAAGCTACTGCATCTGGAAGCAGGGTCTCTTATCCTATTTGATACGGCCGCTTCAGCCCAGGCTAACCGAGCAGAGGCGGGAGTCCCCTTGTTAAGCAAGCTCCAGGCCCCATGGCCTTTGGACTCCTTGCTGGAGGGAATCTACGCGGTGGAAACCCTGGCCGAGGCATTCGCTTTGCGGGCTCGCCTCGCTCCGGGTGAATCGGTCATCACCCGCGACGGCATTTGGCTTAGCTCCTGCTGGTTAAGCCTGATCCGGGAGAGCGATGAGAAGTCAGGGGTGCTGGCCAGGGGGCGGGAGATAGAGGATTTGCAACAGGAAGTTGCCCAATGCCAGAAGGAGGTGGAGATCCTTGAGAAACAGTTAGAGGAGGTCCGCGGGCGTCTTCATGCCTTAGAGGGCGAACGGGAGCAGTATCAAAGTGCGACTCACCAGTTGCAACAGGAACTAGGAGAGCACCAATCCGCTTTGGCACGGGCGGAGGCCCAGCAGGAACAGCAGCGTCTTCGCCGGAGGCAGGTGGAGGAGGAACTAGAAGAGCTTCAGCTCTATTTTGCTGAAAATGAACAAGAGCGGCAATTGGCTGAAGAACAACTCCAAGAGGCGCTGATAGACATTGAAAATCTCGCCGAGGAGCGAGAACGGCTGGTGGCGGAGCGGGATCGGTTGAGGGTAGCGGTGGAGCAAGTTCGCAGGGAGGCGGGGGCAGCAAAAGATACCCTCCATCGGTTGGAAATGGAGGGGCAGACCCTCCAGGTGACCTTGGAATCGGCCCAGGAAGCCACTGCTCAGGCTCGTCGGGAGTACCGCAAGTTACTCCAGCGCCGGGAAATATTAGAAGCTACTCTGGCGGGGGGGCAAGGACCCCTGCAGGAACTGCAAGCTCGGCTGGAGGCCCATTTGCAACAGCGGCTGAAGATCGAGCATCAGTTAAACGAGGCGCGGGAGGGAGTGACTACCCTGGAAGCCGAGTTGCGCGCCAGGGAAGAGGAACAGCGCCAGATTGGAAAAGCTATCGAGGAGCAGCGGACCGCGTTGGAGCAGCTCCGAGTTGATGGACAGGCGATTCGGGTGCGGGCACAGACTCTCAGGGAACAGTTGAATGAAGGCGGCTTTAACCCGGAGCAAATATTAGGGGAGATGCCTGCAGGAAGTGAACTGACTGCCTTGGAAGGGGAATGCGAGCGCATTGCCCAGCGCATTCAGCGCCTGGGTGCCATTAATCTGGCGGCTATTGATGAATACCGGGTCCAAGCGGAACGGGAGCAATACCTGGATTCTCAATATGCTGATTTAACCGAAGCACTGCGAACTCTAGAAAATGCCATTCAACGTATTGACCGTGAAACCCGTAGTCGTTTCCGGGACACCTTTGACAAGGTCAATGGTGGTTTGCAAACCCTCTTTCCCAAGCTTTTTGGGGGGGGGAAAGCCTACTTAGAATTGAACGATGATGATTTGTTAAACACGGGTGTTAAGATCATGGCGCGCCCTCCAGGTAAACGAAATAGCACTATCCATCTGCTTTCAGGGGGGGAGAAGGCGCTGACTGCAATAGCCCTGGTATTTGCTATTTTTCAACTCAATCCTGCGCCTTTTTGCATGTTAGATGAGGTGGATGCCCCTCTTGACGATGCCAATGTGGGGCGTTTTTGTGAATTGGTGAAGGAAATGTCAGAAAAGGTGCAATTTATTATCGTGACACATAATAAGACCACCATGGAGATGGGGCACCAGCTGACGGGAGTAACCATGCATGAGCCTGGCGTCTCACGCTTGGTTGCGGTGGATGTGGACGAAGCCGTGCAACTGGCGGCCGTTTAG
- a CDS encoding Slp family lipoprotein — MPWRISLAFIFLALGGCASQVPVMIRQPPPESPSLSAVQEDIAHYQGSIVRWGGTIASIQNKTETTIVEIVARELDEQGRPKETDFSPGRFWAQVDGFLEPVIYQKGREITVYGSVEKLVEGQIGEYPYLFPLVQVKTYHLWAPRESRYYYYPYPYPYYYPYHFYPFWYYW; from the coding sequence ATGCCGTGGAGAATAAGTCTTGCCTTCATCTTTTTAGCCCTTGGGGGTTGCGCCAGCCAAGTCCCCGTGATGATTCGGCAACCGCCTCCGGAAAGCCCCAGCCTTAGCGCGGTTCAAGAAGATATTGCTCATTACCAAGGGAGTATTGTCCGCTGGGGGGGAACTATTGCTAGTATTCAGAATAAAACAGAGACCACCATAGTAGAAATTGTCGCCCGGGAACTGGACGAGCAAGGACGCCCGAAAGAGACTGATTTTAGCCCTGGGCGGTTTTGGGCCCAGGTAGACGGCTTCTTAGAGCCGGTGATTTATCAGAAAGGGCGAGAGATTACAGTCTATGGCTCGGTAGAGAAACTTGTCGAAGGTCAAATTGGAGAATATCCTTATTTGTTTCCCCTGGTGCAGGTGAAAACCTATCATCTGTGGGCGCCTAGAGAATCGAGATATTATTATTATCCTTACCCTTATCCTTATTATTATCCCTATCATTTTTATCCTTTCTGGTATTATTGGTAG
- a CDS encoding esterase/lipase family protein — MTVYSPPHPAEKPETVILLHGIWMKGFCLYPLAKRLRAQGYRTICFSYRSLRSSLNETLVHLHRCIEDLEAETIHFVGHSLGGLLIQQLLERYPGQRPGGVVALGTPFAGSIVARRLYSHRLGRYLLGRSTEEGLLIESAPPWQFTQKLGVIAGIRDFGIGQLIARLPQPNDGTVGVIETKLAGMTDHCLVKTNHTGLLFSPAVAQLTGTFLRYHRFTP; from the coding sequence ATGACAGTCTATTCTCCTCCTCACCCTGCTGAAAAACCAGAAACAGTCATTTTGCTCCATGGAATCTGGATGAAAGGATTTTGCCTGTATCCCCTAGCCAAACGGCTTAGGGCACAGGGCTACCGAACCATCTGTTTCAGTTACCGCTCCCTCCGAAGCAGCCTTAATGAAACGCTTGTTCATCTACACCGTTGCATCGAAGATTTAGAAGCAGAGACCATTCACTTCGTGGGACATAGCTTGGGAGGGCTTTTAATACAGCAGCTATTAGAGAGGTATCCCGGGCAAAGACCTGGAGGAGTGGTGGCGCTCGGGACTCCCTTCGCCGGCAGCATCGTCGCTCGACGGCTTTACAGCCACCGGCTAGGCCGCTATCTTTTGGGGCGAAGCACTGAAGAGGGTTTACTGATTGAAAGCGCCCCTCCCTGGCAATTTACACAAAAATTAGGGGTCATTGCAGGAATTCGGGACTTTGGTATAGGCCAACTGATTGCGCGCTTGCCCCAACCTAATGACGGGACGGTAGGCGTTATAGAAACAAAATTGGCGGGGATGACGGATCATTGCCTGGTCAAAACTAATCATACGGGGTTGTTATTCTCCCCTGCCGTGGCACAGCTTACCGGGACTTTTTTACGCTATCATCGTTTTACTCCCTAA
- the zipA gene encoding cell division protein ZipA, whose product MNDLRLALLAIGVLILVVIYLYSRWEAKRKGIRDQQLGRRRMPTLGAYEEGLEAPAGSAEPPQEAKVSPPEPEESLTSPPLGEIQGSRGSEEEFLEDLDGLATLVEETKEHHPEKKVPEHTEVMSTKEAKKSRFALPKKWFKTKSKPESAPQSPPPPPQASGPELIIVLTVVARGKSMFRGTEIVQVLEGKGLRHGEMDIYHAYSPGGRAVFSVANIMEPGSFDLEQIDHLSTPGLALFLRLPGPAGGFAAFDAMLETAELLAEKLNGEVRDERRNVLTAQAIEQIRERILGFNRTRRSMGV is encoded by the coding sequence ATGAATGATCTACGCCTGGCGTTGCTTGCAATCGGTGTTTTAATCCTTGTTGTAATTTATCTTTATAGCCGTTGGGAAGCTAAACGGAAAGGAATTCGAGATCAGCAACTGGGGCGTAGACGCATGCCAACACTGGGCGCCTATGAGGAGGGCTTAGAGGCTCCAGCGGGGTCCGCCGAGCCCCCGCAAGAGGCTAAGGTTTCGCCACCGGAACCTGAGGAGAGTTTGACTTCCCCACCCCTGGGGGAAATCCAAGGGTCGAGAGGATCAGAAGAGGAGTTTTTGGAGGATCTGGATGGTTTGGCTACTCTAGTAGAGGAGACTAAAGAACACCATCCTGAGAAAAAAGTACCGGAGCACACTGAAGTTATGTCAACTAAGGAAGCTAAGAAAAGCCGCTTTGCCCTACCGAAAAAGTGGTTCAAGACAAAATCCAAACCTGAGTCGGCACCGCAATCTCCTCCGCCCCCGCCCCAGGCCTCGGGACCTGAGCTTATCATTGTGCTGACAGTAGTGGCGCGGGGAAAGAGCATGTTTCGAGGCACCGAGATCGTTCAGGTCTTGGAAGGCAAGGGACTTCGGCATGGAGAAATGGATATTTATCATGCCTACTCGCCTGGAGGACGAGCGGTATTTAGTGTTGCCAATATCATGGAGCCGGGATCCTTTGATCTGGAGCAGATTGACCATCTTTCCACCCCTGGGCTTGCTTTGTTTCTGCGTTTGCCTGGACCGGCAGGCGGTTTTGCCGCCTTCGATGCCATGTTGGAGACGGCCGAACTGTTGGCTGAAAAGCTCAATGGAGAAGTCCGTGATGAACGGCGGAATGTACTGACCGCCCAGGCAATCGAGCAGATACGAGAGCGTATTCTGGGCTTTAATCGGACCCGCCGTTCCATGGGCGTGTAG
- the queF gene encoding preQ(1) synthase produces the protein MPSQPSRELETFPNPFPERDYTIRIKIPEFTCLCPKTGQPDFATLHLEYVPDRTCVELKSLKLYIWSYRDQGAFHEAVTNQILDDLVAACTPRFMRLRAEFNVRGGIYTTVVAEYRQPEWDAPEVVRLP, from the coding sequence ATGCCTAGCCAACCGAGTAGAGAACTTGAAACCTTTCCCAACCCCTTCCCGGAACGAGACTATACCATCCGGATCAAAATTCCGGAGTTTACCTGTTTATGCCCAAAAACGGGCCAACCGGACTTCGCCACCTTACATCTGGAATATGTGCCCGATCGCACCTGCGTGGAATTAAAGTCCCTCAAACTCTATATCTGGTCCTATCGGGACCAAGGCGCTTTCCACGAGGCAGTCACTAACCAGATCCTAGATGATCTGGTCGCTGCCTGTACGCCTCGATTCATGCGCCTGAGGGCTGAGTTTAATGTGCGTGGTGGCATCTACACCACGGTGGTGGCTGAATACCGCCAGCCCGAATGGGATGCCCCCGAGGTTGTCCGGTTGCCCTGA
- the ligA gene encoding NAD-dependent DNA ligase LigA, whose product MTATAQARERVETLRKLINDYNYNYYVLDSPVVPDSEYDRLMRELQNLEAQYPELVVPDSPTQRVGAEPLKALGEVKHEIPMLSLNNAFSEEELADFHRRVKERLGIEQVEYAAEPKLDGLAVSLLYQEGILVQGATRGDGVTGEDVTHNVRTIPTVSLHLRGDKIPSLLEVRGEVYMPKEGFERLNREHLAKGEKTFVNPRNAAAGSLRQLDPRIAASRPLAIFCYGVGKVEQGTLPQRHSEVLARLKQWGLRTPPHVEVVAGLAGCQEYYQRLLERRDGLPYEIDGVVFKVDRFDQRQALGFVARAPRWAIAYKFPAQEELTQILDIEVQVGRTGALTPVARLQPVFVGGVTVSNATLHNEDEIRRKDVRIGDTVYVRRAGDVIPEVVKVILDHRPPDARFFQMPTQCPICGSEVIKDEGGAIARCSGGLYCPAQRKEAIKHFASRRAMDINGLGDKLVDQLIERELVEDVADLYHLTAEQLAGLERMGQKSAANLMHAIEASKHTTLPRFLYALGIREVGEATAQALAEEFNSLEALEGASEERLQEVTDIGPVVATHIAAFFRQPHNRQVIQRLREAGVCWPEKEGKKPIPQPLSGKTFVLTGTLESMTREQAKERLQALGGKVTSSVSSNTDYLVVGTNPGSKLTKAKDLHITLLDEGNFRNLLDEASHP is encoded by the coding sequence ATGACGGCGACGGCTCAAGCGAGGGAGCGCGTAGAGACGTTGCGAAAGTTAATAAATGACTATAACTATAACTATTATGTTCTTGATAGTCCAGTAGTTCCTGATAGCGAATACGACCGCTTGATGCGGGAGTTACAGAATCTGGAAGCTCAATATCCAGAGTTGGTTGTTCCCGATTCACCCACTCAGCGGGTGGGTGCCGAACCGCTTAAAGCCCTCGGGGAGGTCAAGCATGAAATCCCCATGTTATCCCTGAACAATGCCTTCAGTGAGGAAGAGTTGGCCGATTTTCATCGGCGGGTCAAAGAGCGTTTAGGTATTGAACAGGTGGAATATGCGGCTGAACCTAAGCTTGATGGTCTTGCCGTTAGTTTATTGTACCAAGAAGGGATTCTCGTCCAGGGCGCGACCCGGGGCGATGGGGTGACGGGAGAGGATGTCACCCACAACGTTCGAACTATTCCCACCGTCTCCCTGCATTTGCGTGGCGACAAGATTCCTTCCCTGTTGGAAGTCCGTGGTGAGGTGTATATGCCCAAGGAGGGGTTCGAGCGGCTTAACCGGGAGCACCTTGCTAAGGGCGAAAAAACCTTTGTGAATCCCCGCAATGCCGCCGCGGGCAGTTTACGCCAATTGGATCCCCGAATCGCAGCCAGCCGTCCCTTGGCGATATTTTGCTACGGGGTTGGCAAAGTGGAACAGGGGACATTGCCGCAGCGTCATAGTGAGGTGTTGGCCCGCCTTAAGCAGTGGGGTCTGCGCACTCCCCCCCATGTGGAGGTGGTGGCAGGACTGGCGGGGTGCCAAGAATACTACCAACGTTTATTGGAACGGCGTGATGGGCTCCCCTATGAGATCGATGGAGTGGTATTCAAAGTGGATCGCTTCGATCAGCGGCAGGCCTTGGGGTTTGTTGCCCGTGCCCCCCGCTGGGCGATTGCCTATAAATTTCCTGCCCAGGAGGAGTTGACCCAGATCTTGGATATTGAGGTGCAGGTAGGGCGCACCGGGGCATTGACTCCCGTTGCCCGGCTCCAGCCTGTGTTTGTGGGTGGTGTCACCGTAAGTAATGCCACCTTGCACAACGAAGACGAAATCCGGCGTAAGGATGTCCGGATTGGCGACACCGTTTATGTGCGCCGGGCTGGAGATGTGATTCCTGAAGTGGTTAAGGTGATCCTCGATCACCGTCCTCCTGATGCTCGCTTTTTCCAGATGCCTACCCAATGCCCCATCTGTGGCTCTGAGGTCATCAAAGACGAGGGGGGAGCCATTGCCCGTTGTAGCGGCGGTTTATACTGTCCGGCTCAGCGCAAGGAAGCGATCAAACACTTTGCCTCGCGCCGGGCAATGGACATCAATGGCTTGGGAGACAAGCTGGTGGATCAGCTTATAGAACGTGAGCTGGTTGAGGATGTAGCTGATTTGTACCACCTTACGGCGGAGCAACTTGCTGGCTTAGAGCGCATGGGGCAAAAGTCAGCAGCCAACTTGATGCATGCCATCGAGGCCAGCAAGCACACCACCTTGCCACGTTTTCTGTACGCGTTGGGTATTCGTGAAGTGGGAGAAGCCACTGCCCAGGCATTAGCGGAGGAATTTAATTCCTTGGAAGCTTTGGAAGGCGCCAGTGAGGAGAGGCTACAAGAGGTGACGGATATCGGCCCGGTTGTGGCTACCCATATTGCCGCTTTTTTTCGCCAACCCCACAATCGTCAGGTGATCCAACGTTTGCGAGAAGCGGGGGTCTGCTGGCCAGAAAAGGAAGGTAAAAAACCAATCCCCCAACCCCTTTCCGGTAAGACCTTTGTGCTGACAGGGACCTTGGAAAGCATGACCCGGGAACAGGCCAAGGAGCGTCTACAAGCGCTGGGGGGCAAGGTCACGAGCAGCGTTTCTTCCAATACCGATTATTTAGTAGTAGGTACTAATCCCGGTTCTAAGTTGACAAAAGCAAAAGACCTCCATATCACCCTCTTAGACGAAGGGAATTTTAGGAATTTGCTCGACGAGGCATCCCATCCCTGA
- a CDS encoding DUF1134 domain-containing protein, translating to MVRIWRLILLAVFLMTCAAVGATEKQDEVEDETYSEETIIDAASEFFGKTTKALAQAIEKVFEEQGRPNGYITGTEGGGAIGVGLRYGEGVLHTKRGGRNKVYWQGPSVGFDFGGNLSKVFTLVYHLGDIDDLFQRIPGVDGSLYLVGGISVNYQQTGDLILAPIRTGVGWRAGASIGYVHYTRKKSWIPF from the coding sequence ATGGTTAGAATTTGGCGTTTAATCTTATTAGCGGTATTTTTAATGACTTGCGCGGCAGTGGGCGCAACTGAAAAGCAAGATGAGGTAGAGGACGAGACTTATTCAGAAGAGACAATTATTGATGCGGCCTCGGAATTTTTTGGCAAGACCACCAAGGCTCTTGCCCAGGCTATAGAAAAAGTATTTGAAGAACAGGGCCGTCCCAATGGCTATATCACGGGGACGGAAGGGGGCGGCGCCATTGGTGTGGGGTTGCGCTATGGCGAAGGGGTTTTGCATACCAAAAGAGGGGGAAGAAATAAAGTCTATTGGCAAGGTCCATCGGTGGGGTTTGATTTCGGCGGTAATCTTTCCAAGGTTTTTACCTTAGTTTATCATCTCGGGGATATCGATGATCTTTTTCAACGGATTCCCGGGGTAGACGGAAGCCTTTATCTTGTGGGGGGGATTAGCGTCAATTATCAGCAAACCGGTGATCTCATCTTGGCTCCAATTCGTACGGGTGTAGGTTGGCGCGCCGGTGCTAGTATAGGTTACGTCCACTATACTCGCAAAAAGTCTTGGATTCCTTTTTAA
- a CDS encoding DUF5658 family protein, which translates to MSDTITKKINFHSDRRGRRERRATLIPRFSYWGRRGRRCQIRRQEDLTGIYLDQYPAHLLWITVVILGLCFMDAILTLSLLQRGAVEINPFMATLMNTSTHLFAGVKMAITTLSLVWLVIHHNFMVLDLLRVQALLYGFLFIYLGLVGYESFLLLTEPLFG; encoded by the coding sequence ATGAGTGATACAATTACTAAAAAAATAAATTTTCACTCCGATCGCCGTGGCAGACGGGAGCGGCGGGCAACTTTGATCCCCCGCTTTAGCTACTGGGGCCGCCGGGGGCGCCGCTGTCAGATTAGGCGGCAAGAGGATCTCACCGGGATTTATCTAGACCAATATCCAGCCCATCTATTGTGGATCACCGTGGTGATCCTAGGCTTGTGTTTTATGGATGCGATTCTCACCTTGTCTTTACTCCAGCGAGGCGCCGTGGAAATCAATCCGTTTATGGCGACATTAATGAACACGAGCACTCATCTCTTTGCGGGGGTGAAAATGGCGATTACCACGCTCAGTCTGGTATGGTTGGTAATACATCATAATTTCATGGTGTTAGATCTCCTTCGCGTGCAAGCGCTCCTCTATGGTTTTCTATTTATCTATTTGGGGCTGGTGGGTTATGAAAGCTTCTTGTTGCTGACCGAACCTTTATTTGGCTGA